A window from Xiphophorus maculatus strain JP 163 A chromosome 17, X_maculatus-5.0-male, whole genome shotgun sequence encodes these proteins:
- the LOC111611852 gene encoding inhibitor of nuclear factor kappa-B kinase-interacting protein-like: MDGLRSELDSVLSQVGDLEDKASQVERSMVKRIGDVLGSSVDRVSNLRSASERNTKAIDQLRKRIPELVAMDDQISARLRELESGRARLVRTLTFAADLKPKVASIKRDFGAFEPQVSDLTLRIGRLAEDLSEREREIAELRQTLLNLTAVEGDLSVTTKQVSAIADLSDIGEMQNLK; the protein is encoded by the coding sequence ATGGACGGTCTGCGGTCCGAGTTGGACTCCGTGTTGTCGCAGGTTGGAGATCTGGAGGACAAAGCCAGTCAGGTGGAGCGCAGCATGGTCAAACGCATCGGAGACGTCCTGGGCAGCAGTGTCGACCGAGTTTCCAATCTCCGATCTGCATCCGAACGCAACACCAAGGCCATCGACCAGCTCCGCAAGCGAATCCCTGAGCTGGTCGCCATGGACGACCAGATATCAGCTCGCCTGCGGGAGCTGGAGAGCGGCCGCGCTCGCCTCGTACGGACGCTGACGTTCGCCGCAGACCTCAAACCGAAGGTGGCGTCCATTAAACGAGACTTCGGAGCGTTTGAGCCGCAGGTGTCCGACTTGACGCTCAGGATAGGACGACTGGCGGAGGATCTGTCAGAAAGAGAGCGCGAGATCGCTGAACTCCGACAGACTTTGCTGAACCTCACAGCAGTGGAGGGAGATTTAAGTGTTACGACTAAACAGGTCAGTGCGATAGCTGATTTATCTGACATCGGAGAGATGCAAAACCTAAAATAG